Proteins encoded in a region of the Odocoileus virginianus isolate 20LAN1187 ecotype Illinois chromosome 9, Ovbor_1.2, whole genome shotgun sequence genome:
- the ACTL10 gene encoding actin-like protein 10, with the protein MASLANSRRVRRLSSLGHVAVVVDQGSGFTKAGFAGEEQPRLVLKSSSLVPSWDRPVLPGAPGCELAGGVARAHPIKHGVVVDWEALEGLWERLLVGGLRVCPEEWPVLVSNSPSAPPVGRERVAELLFEALAVPACHLASTALLALCSVGAFSGLALEAGAGVCHATPVYAGHSWHKATFRLDVAGSALSRYLRDLLVAAGPDHRLQALPHKVITQLKKRCCYVSLDFEGDFCNPARQHPVSFYLGSGCSICLGRERFCCPEPLFQPALLGQAEPGLPILASRALQRVPATLRTRLANTVVLAGGSTLFPGFPERLELELEAQCRGALQPRLVAKPGRGTAVWTGGSMVASLRTFQCRWMTRAMYQECGSRLVHEVFH; encoded by the coding sequence ATGGCTTCTCTGGCCAATAGTCGCCGGGTCCGCCGGCTGTCCTCGTTGGGCCACGTCGCGGTGGTGGTGGACCAGGGTTCCGGCTTCACCAAGGCGGGCTTCGCGGGAGAGGAGCAGCCACGCCTGGTACTCAAGAGCTCCAGCCTGGTGCCCAGCTGGGACCGGCCGGTGCTGCCCGGGGCGCCGGGCTGCGAGCTGGCGGGCGGCGTGGCGCGGGCACATCCCATCAAGCACGGCGTGGTGGTGGACTGGGAAGCGCTGGAGGGGCTGTGGGAGCGCCTGCTGGTGGGCGGCCTGCGGGTGTGCCCGGAGGAGTGGCCCGTGCTTGTCAGCAACTCCCCATCGGCGCCGCCCGTGGGCCGCGAAAGGGTGGCCGAGCTGCTGTTCGAGGCCCTGGCAGTGCCCGCGTGCCACCTGGCCAGCACCGCCTTGTTGGCGCTCTGCTCCGTGGGCGCGTTCAGCGGGCTGGCCTTGGAGGCGGGCGCGGGCGTGTGCCACGCCACGCCCGTCTATGCGGGCCACTCGTGGCACAAGGCCACCTTCCGGCTAGATGTGGCTGGCAGCGCCCTGTCGCGCTACCTGCGGGACCTGCTGGTGGCAGCAGGCCCTGATCACCGACTGCAGGCCCTGCCCCACAAGGTCATCACACAGCTCAAGAAGCGCTGCTGCTACGTGTCGCTAGACTTCGAGGGTGACTTCTGTAATCCCGCCCGCCAGCACCCAGTCAGTTTCTACTTAGGCAGTGGGTGCTCTATCTGCCTTGGCAGAGAGCGCTTCTGCTGCCCAGAACCCCTCTTCCAGCCAGCTCTGCTAGGCCAGGCTGAGCCGGGACTGCCCATCCTGGCCTCCCGGGCACTGCAGAGGGTGCCCGCGACACTACGGACACGGCTGGCCAACACCGTGGTGTTGGCCGGTGGCTCCACGCTTTTCCCTGGCTTCCCTGAGCgcctggagctggagctggaggccCAATGCCGTGGGGCACTGCAGCCGCGCCTGGTGGCCAAGCCTGGGCGCGGGACAGCGGTGTGGACGGGCGGCTCCATGGTCGCCTCGCTGCGCACCTTCCAGTGCCGCTGGATGACCCGGGCCATGTACCAGGAATGTGGCTCCAGGCTGGTGCACGAAGTGTTCCACTGA
- the C9H20orf144 gene encoding uncharacterized protein C20orf144 homolog, which translates to MWSLGQSQGRGAPSQRAGQRKHGLGSPVVTSPAMGNNSSHKRTKVPKQARKEKPPDMDKAQRKRQFFNHLKWKKPSLSPGNKGQTKIVLLFPLDKRQQLAKATAGPGARPERASEAAADTPAGRPGAAPMLRGAGDGGERRESAREREMKKILVLLLLLDARLQEERRAAGGPEGGAGAGGGAKAVQGWQRLYARLLTQSETDCEAEAAEEQPRKRRRCPRPRP; encoded by the exons ATGTGGTCCCTGGGACAGAGCCAGGGCAGGGGGGCCCCCAGccagagggcagggcagaggaagCATGGGCTGGGGTCCCCAGTGGTGACCAGCCCTGCCATGGGAAACAACAGTTCCCACAAGAGAACCAAAGTGCCCAAGCAGGCCCGCAAGGAGAAGCCACCTGACATGGACAAGGCCCAGCGCAAACGGCAGTTCTTCAACCACCTCAAGTGGAAGAAGCCCAGCCTGAGTCCAGGGAACAAGGGGCAG accaAGATCGTGCTGCTCTTCCCCCTGGACAAGCGGCAGCAACTAGCCAAGGCAACTGCGGGGCCCGGAGCGCGGCCCGAGCGGGCGAGCGAGGCTGCGGCGGACACCCCCGCGGGGCGCCCGGGGGCGGCACCCATGTTGCGGGGAGCTGGAGACGGCGGTGAGCGGCGCGAGAGCGCGCGCgagagagagatgaagaagatccttgtcctgctgctgctgctggacgCGCGGCTGCAGGAGGAACGCCGCGCGGCGGGCGGCCCCGAGGGCGGGGCCGGCGCGGGGGGCGGAGCCAAGGCGGTGCAGGGCTGGCAGCGGCTCTACGCGCGCCTGCTGACCCAGAGCGAGACCGACTGCGAGGCCGAGGCCGCCGAGGAGCAGCCGCGCAAGCGGCGCCGCTGTCCCCGCCCGCGGCCCTGA